The Nostoc sp. 'Lobaria pulmonaria (5183) cyanobiont' genome window below encodes:
- a CDS encoding 2Fe-2S iron-sulfur cluster-binding protein: MSRTYTIKVRDRATGKTYTLQVPEDRYILHTGEKQGVELPFSCRNGACTACAVRVLSGEIYQPEAIGLSPDLRRQGYALLCVSYPRSDLEVETQDEDEVYELQFGRYFAKGRIKAGLPLDEE, translated from the coding sequence ATGTCCCGTACATACACAATTAAAGTTCGCGATCGCGCTACTGGCAAAACATACACCCTACAAGTGCCAGAAGACCGCTACATCCTGCACACTGGCGAAAAACAAGGTGTGGAACTACCGTTTTCCTGCCGCAACGGGGCTTGTACTGCTTGTGCTGTGAGAGTGTTATCAGGAGAAATTTACCAACCAGAGGCGATCGGCTTGTCGCCAGATTTACGTCGCCAAGGTTATGCCTTGTTGTGTGTGAGTTACCCCCGTTCTGACTTGGAAGTGGAAACACAAGATGAAGATGAAGTCTACGAACTCCAGTTTGGACGCTATTTTGCTAAGGGAAGAATTAAAGCGGGTTTACCCTTAGATGAGGAATAA
- a CDS encoding thermonuclease family protein: protein MPMRLGERVRKIAILACLLLLVSCQGKNQLPNNQAQVKVARVVSGQSLEVLGMAEEPNLISQVRLVGIDAPDLRQRPWGEAAKEQLDNLIGGVEQSVTLEFDLEAKDKIGRTLAYVWKNKVLLNEELVKQGNAMFVGRSPNHKYDLRLERAQQWARLMGQGIWNPEKPMRLTPAEFRRQNL, encoded by the coding sequence ATGCCTATGCGTCTTGGTGAGAGGGTGCGAAAAATAGCTATTTTGGCTTGCTTATTACTCTTGGTGAGTTGCCAAGGTAAAAACCAACTGCCAAACAATCAGGCTCAGGTGAAAGTAGCGCGGGTAGTTAGTGGGCAAAGTTTGGAAGTTTTAGGCATGGCTGAAGAACCAAATTTGATTTCTCAAGTGCGGTTAGTGGGTATTGATGCACCAGATTTACGACAGCGCCCTTGGGGGGAAGCAGCAAAAGAACAGTTAGATAATCTAATTGGTGGTGTAGAACAATCGGTAACGCTGGAGTTTGATTTAGAAGCAAAAGACAAAATTGGGCGAACTCTAGCTTATGTGTGGAAAAATAAGGTGTTATTGAATGAAGAATTAGTCAAACAAGGGAATGCAATGTTTGTAGGGCGATCGCCTAACCATAAGTATGACCTGCGTTTAGAACGTGCCCAACAATGGGCTAGACTCATGGGGCAAGGAATCTGGAACCCAGAAAAACCGATGCGCCTCACTCCCGCAGAGTTTCGCCGCCAAAATCTTTAA
- a CDS encoding inositol monophosphatase family protein, whose translation MTNLQIFLDIATEAALAAGGILQGYLGKLEDAIIEKGRPGDLVTAADKASEELILEILRRHFPQHSILAEESGKLGNQQNEYLWAIDPLDGTTNYAHQYPFFAVSIGLLINGVPQVGVIYDPFHNELFSAAAGLGATRNRQPIKVSVTSELNKSLLVTGFAYDRRETSDNNYAEFSHLTHLTQGVRRSGSASLDLAYVACGRVDGYWERGLSPWDIAAGIILVKEAGGNVTAYDGTAVKIESGRILATNSYIHDSISNELLQVPPLSAWV comes from the coding sequence ATGACTAATCTACAAATTTTTCTCGATATTGCCACAGAAGCGGCCTTAGCTGCTGGTGGTATTTTGCAAGGTTACTTGGGTAAGTTAGAAGATGCAATTATTGAAAAAGGACGCCCTGGTGATTTAGTTACAGCTGCTGATAAAGCCTCAGAAGAGTTGATTTTAGAAATTTTGCGCCGCCACTTTCCCCAGCACTCGATCCTCGCTGAAGAATCAGGGAAATTAGGTAATCAACAGAATGAATATCTCTGGGCAATAGATCCTCTAGATGGCACAACCAACTACGCCCATCAATACCCATTTTTTGCCGTTTCCATCGGGCTGTTAATTAATGGTGTTCCGCAAGTTGGTGTAATTTATGACCCATTTCATAATGAGTTATTCAGTGCTGCTGCTGGCTTGGGAGCAACGCGTAACCGTCAGCCCATCAAGGTTTCAGTCACATCTGAACTGAATAAAAGCCTACTAGTGACAGGATTTGCCTACGATCGCCGCGAAACCTCTGATAATAACTACGCAGAATTTAGTCACCTTACCCATCTGACCCAAGGAGTTAGACGTAGCGGTTCGGCATCGCTAGATTTGGCTTATGTTGCCTGTGGGCGTGTCGATGGTTACTGGGAACGGGGACTTTCTCCTTGGGATATTGCCGCCGGGATAATTTTGGTAAAAGAAGCCGGGGGTAATGTTACCGCCTACGATGGAACTGCCGTCAAAATTGAGTCAGGTAGAATTCTTGCCACAAATAGTTATATTCACGACTCTATCAGTAACGAACTTTTACAGGTTCCACCACTGTCAGCCTGGGTATAG